The nucleotide window TCCCCGTCGCGCCCGGCCATTACGACGGCGCCGGCCGAGCAGACGCCGCCGCCACGATGCCGCCCGCCACCGGCGCCGtcgcatccgccgccgccgccaactcTCCCCCTGCCGCCGGGACCGTGCTCCTCGGCAGGTACGAGCTCGGCGGCCTCCTGGGCCGCGGCGCGTCCGCCAAGGTGTACCTGGCGCGGGACCTGCTCACGGGCCGGTCCGTGGCCATCAAGTCGTTCCCCAACCCGCGCGCCGCAGGCGCCAACGCCGCGGGCGCCGGTGACCGGCCCGTGGCCATCGAGCGGGAGGCGGGCATCCTCCGTCGACTGCGGCACCGCCACGTGGTGCGGCTCCACGAGATCCTTGCGACGCGCAAGAAGGTCCACTTCGTGCTGGACCTCGCCGCCGGCGGCGAGCTGTTCTCGCTGGTGGACGCGTCGGGCCGCATGACGGAGGACCTGGCGCGGCACTACTTCCGGCAGCTGGTGTCCGCCGTGCGGTACTGCCACGCGCGCGGCGTGTACCACCGCGACATCAAGCCCGAGAACCTCCTGCTGGACGAGGCCGGCGCGCTGATGGTGGCCGACTTCGGGCTCGGCGCCGTGGCCACCGCCACCGACGGTAGTAGTCTCCTCCGGCACACGATGTGCGGCACCCCGGCGTACGTGGCCCCCGAGATCCTGTCGCGGAAAGGGTACGAGCCGGCGAAGGTGGACATCTGGTCCTGCGGCGTGGTGCTGTTCGTGCTGGCGGCGGGTTACCTCCCCTTCAACGACGCGAGCCTTGTGAACATGTACCGCAAGATCTACGCGGGCAGGTTCCGGTGCCCCGGGTGGTTCTCGCCGGCGTTGCGCGACCTGCTGCGGCGCGTGCTGGACCCGGACCCGTCGGCGCGCTTTGACGCCGACGGCATCGTGGCGCACCCGTGGTTCCGCCACGGCGCCAGCGACGAGGAGCTGGGCCGCCTGATGCACGGCGGTGGTGAGCAGGAGGAGGCGTGGTTTGGGCCGGCGGAGACCAAGGCGGACGAGGATGACAGGGAGCCGACCGCGTTCGACATCCTCAGCTTCTCCCCGGGTTCGGACCTGTCGGCGCTGTTCGTCGGCGCCGGTAAGGAGCGGGTGTTCGTGGGCGAGCCCGCCGCGGCCGTGCTGGCCCGCGTGGAGGCGGCCGGGCGGAAGGGCGGGTACCGCGTGCGGAAGGACGGGAAGAGGGCCGGCGGTGGACCCGTGtacgtggaggacgaggagggcggcggcggcgtggtggccaAAGTGAGCGTGTTTAGGCTCGCGGACGCCGTGTCCGTGGTTGAGGTGGTGAAGGGCGACGGCGCCGACGCCGCGCTGTTCTGGACCGAGCTGCTGGAGCCGGCCGTGAAGCCCCCGGCGGTGAGCTGAGCTGTGAGTGAAGCCGTGCGTGCCCGTCGCCGCGTTCTgcgatgtgattcttttgtttgtTGTTTGGATGCGTTTGTTTGGTGCCTGCTGTGGCACTCTGCTCCGCGCCTCCGCCTCGGCGAAATCATCACCTGTAAAATACTACTCCATGCTAGTATGCATCAAAGCAAGCAAGGAAGAAGAAGATTCCTTGCGATCGGTCCCGTACGGGCGTACGGCTTGCCAAAACTCGGTGAAAGTGACTGAAAAATACAGTTCCGGTTAGTCCtgagaaagaaaaatactgttttgattAAAAAAAAGGTCGAACGAGTTAAATTTAAGGGAAGCCGAACGGAGCCGTTGGCAACACAAGTTAGGACTACTGCTGTGTGCTACTCCGTAGACGGCAAAGTCAGCGGGCAGCCATGTGAAACGAAACTATTTTTTCCCGCAAATAAGCAAAAGCTCTGcatatcattgtaattaagaGAAATGAGTTTAGGTTACATGTGAAACGAAACTAATTTATTTACTAGTATAGTAGTAGAATTGAAAAAGCACAAGTTGCAAGGTGGTAACAAGAAGAAAcagagcagcagcagctactCGTCCGTCGGTCAGTTGGTGGCATACTGGAAAAGCGCGTGGCTCCGGCACCGGATAAGAAAGATTGCTGGGAGGGAGGACAATGGACAACCGCGGATGAAACGAACGGCCACAGCCCGCGGTGCGGATGTTGGCGTATCAGCCAGCCTACCTATCATCTGCAGATCTGCTGCCTAGTGCCTCTGCTGGTGCCTTCTGCCTTGCCGGAGGTTCACTCACGCGTACAAGCACCACCAAACGCGGCACCGGAGGTTCCGGCTTCCCAAGAGGTTCCTCTATCTCCTCCGTGCCGTGCCGTGGCGTCGCGTCACGTCGCGCGTGAGAATGGAGATTCCCCGGGACCGGCCGGGAAAGACAGGCGGGAGACGAGCGGTTGGGCGCGGCCTACACGAGCAGACTAGAGCAGTAGGAGTAGAGCGTTGCCAGCCTGCCTCCTCCACCTAACATTCTTGGGTTGGTTGGTCCGTTGTTCGTTGCTAAAAGCTTGTTTTTGGGGAAAACACACCTTGTTCGTCGCTTGACGCGTTGCCATTGCCATTTGCCTGCCAATATGCCGTCGCATATTCCGTTTCTACACAATTTGGCTCTGTTCGCTTCATTAAAAAAACAAATCAAAACATTATTCctgctgatttattatgaaaaaaaaatataattctaactaaaaaaataaattaaaaaaatagatTATAAGATAAACGAAGAGAGCCTACCACTCTGGTGGTATGGGCAGCAGCAACAGGAAGTCGTGAATCGTGATATACAGTATTCAAGCTACAGGAGGCCAAGGACACGCGGCGGCCGCGGGACGAATAGGCTGCCAGCCGCGGTGGCTGCGGCTTGCATCGGTGCCGTGCACGCCGGGCCTGACCGCGATCGCCGGCGAGCAGCAGGCGACACGCGACCCCCCTGGATAACACCAAAGCACAGCCTTCCATTCCATCGTCAAGACATGTACAGACAGGCAGCGACGGCAGGTTGAAAAAGCGCAGGGTTGTTGCTTTCAGTGATTTCGCAGTCGGTGGGGGCACGGCACAAACAGAAGAGATGAGATTACGGTAGACATCTGTACGAGGCGTTTCGGCCGCTCTGACCTCACCGGCGGCCAACAGGAAAAGGATGCGCAGCGCAGCCGGCCATAGAGAGCCAAGCACGCACGTACTAGTACATCTGTAGCTTGCTCTTTTCTTCCAGCCTCGACATCAACAGGGATAACGTACAATGGATCGAGATCGACCGAGCTCAGCGCCTCAGCATCTTTCTTGGAATGGAGAAGATGGGCAAGGACGTACTACTACAATGGATGTACGTACACTTCATTATCAATAATGCAAGGTCGTTATTAGTGCCACCCAACCTCATGGACCGACGGATGGAGTGGACCAGACCAGACCAGACCGCCAAGGAAAGGGAGAAGGGGGTGGGTCACCTGCAGATCGATGTTTCGTGGCCAGGTCTCGACGTTTGGTCCAGCTGCCAGGCTGCACCATCCTTAACGACCCATCCAAAAAACAGTGTCCCAGTCACCCACACACGTACTACACAATACACCTAAAATTTCAGCTGAACATGACACAGAGAGTGACATGGAGCTATCAGGAAGAAAGCACAACGCTCGGAGCCATTCATTCATAACAGCGCATTTATCGCTACGGCAAGCAATTCTGCAGACGTTTTTCCTGATACAATGGACCCGCTGGGCTATCAGTATTCGGTAGTACCCCAAGGTGGCGTTTGGTTCACGGGTATAAATGTCCATGCAGCCTGAGGCACGACGGTACGGCACGAAGCTCGCTTTTTTAGCTCGACACGAGCACAGCCCGGCCCGGTACAGTAGGCCGTGCCTGAGCCGTACCCCAGGCCCGTGGCTGGCATGGCACGACCCGGCTTTT belongs to Miscanthus floridulus cultivar M001 chromosome 4, ASM1932011v1, whole genome shotgun sequence and includes:
- the LOC136550580 gene encoding CBL-interacting protein kinase 29-like, giving the protein MPPATGAVASAAAANSPPAAGTVLLGRYELGGLLGRGASAKVYLARDLLTGRSVAIKSFPNPRAAGANAAGAGDRPVAIEREAGILRRLRHRHVVRLHEILATRKKVHFVLDLAAGGELFSLVDASGRMTEDLARHYFRQLVSAVRYCHARGVYHRDIKPENLLLDEAGALMVADFGLGAVATATDGSSLLRHTMCGTPAYVAPEILSRKGYEPAKVDIWSCGVVLFVLAAGYLPFNDASLVNMYRKIYAGRFRCPGWFSPALRDLLRRVLDPDPSARFDADGIVAHPWFRHGASDEELGRLMHGGGEQEEAWFGPAETKADEDDREPTAFDILSFSPGSDLSALFVGAGKERVFVGEPAAAVLARVEAAGRKGGYRVRKDGKRAGGGPVYVEDEEGGGGVVAKVSVFRLADAVSVVEVVKGDGADAALFWTELLEPAVKPPAVS